A genomic stretch from Mesomycoplasma neurolyticum includes:
- a CDS encoding ATP-binding cassette domain-containing protein, protein MKKIILKNNFSYLILFIFLLLGFLSFASIYFQLEVIKILFNFSEKNILKFILFQLLSLFLEVAYKAFKSLTNILIKKQANNFLLFKKEQIFNSIKNYSPKDLKRKSTTEYIFDLEINLNKYIFDYLDLFYDIVWNIIIFKFLFIFIIIQSVLLSPWVLLFLLFVCICLIFSVILPIISTNKNKKNNSIFLEIQEKNLSYFTNLIQNFQTFYWFNKINIFKNKTYSSLEKINYEQLKVYNKKNIFVFYENFINGFLEQLNLLTISITTLLNPINKLIVSISENIFSTLKMSSQEVINDFKDLKLTNSIKERVGNFEINKFEVLSEKKDINKINISNLNLTFNNKNIFTNFNVEFNKNKSYLIDGKSGVGKSSLIKIILNEIDETKYSGILKFNNKKVSKNDFNNMYKQLIYLTNEENKYNTSAINVITLFDENIDYSKIEKAKKLACINFDLNQNFDLLSTGQKQRVKIARLFYFNKKIIILDEALSGIDNIKKIEILQKILSLQNKIIIFISHHLIKEEKDLFNYTIHIK, encoded by the coding sequence ATGAAAAAAATAATTTTAAAAAATAATTTTTCTTATTTGATTTTGTTTATTTTTTTGTTGTTAGGTTTTTTATCTTTTGCATCTATTTATTTTCAATTAGAAGTAATTAAAATTTTATTTAATTTTTCAGAAAAAAATATTTTAAAGTTTATTTTATTTCAACTTTTATCTTTGTTTTTAGAAGTAGCATATAAAGCTTTTAAATCATTAACTAATATTTTGATAAAAAAACAAGCAAACAATTTTTTACTTTTTAAAAAAGAACAAATTTTTAATTCAATTAAAAATTATTCACCTAAAGATTTAAAAAGAAAAAGCACAACCGAGTATATTTTTGATTTAGAAATTAATTTAAACAAATATATTTTTGATTATTTAGATCTTTTCTATGATATTGTTTGAAATATAATTATTTTTAAATTTTTATTTATATTTATAATAATTCAATCTGTTTTACTTTCGCCTTGAGTTTTACTATTTTTACTTTTTGTTTGTATATGTCTTATTTTTTCTGTTATTTTACCTATTATTTCTACAAATAAAAATAAGAAAAATAATTCTATTTTTTTAGAAATACAAGAAAAAAATTTGTCTTATTTTACAAATTTGATTCAAAATTTCCAAACATTTTATTGATTTAATAAAATAAATATCTTTAAAAATAAAACTTATTCTTCATTAGAAAAAATTAATTATGAACAATTGAAAGTTTATAATAAAAAAAATATTTTTGTTTTTTATGAAAATTTTATAAATGGTTTTCTAGAACAACTGAATCTTTTAACTATTTCAATTACTACATTACTTAATCCAATAAATAAATTGATTGTTTCAATTTCTGAAAATATTTTTTCTACACTTAAAATGTCAAGTCAAGAAGTGATAAATGATTTTAAGGACTTAAAACTTACTAACAGCATAAAAGAAAGAGTAGGGAATTTTGAAATAAATAAATTCGAAGTTTTATCAGAAAAAAAAGATATAAATAAAATCAATATTTCAAATTTAAATTTAACTTTTAATAATAAAAATATTTTTACAAATTTTAATGTTGAATTTAATAAAAATAAATCATATTTAATAGATGGCAAATCCGGAGTTGGTAAAAGCAGCTTAATTAAAATTATTTTAAATGAAATAGATGAAACAAAATATTCTGGAATACTAAAATTTAATAATAAAAAAGTTTCAAAAAATGATTTCAACAATATGTATAAGCAATTAATATATTTAACGAATGAAGAGAATAAATATAACACTAGCGCTATTAATGTTATAACTTTATTTGATGAAAACATTGATTATTCTAAAATAGAAAAAGCTAAAAAATTAGCTTGCATTAATTTTGATTTAAATCAAAATTTTGATTTACTTTCTACTGGTCAAAAGCAAAGAGTAAAAATTGCACGTTTATTTTATTTTAATAAAAAAATAATAATTTTAGATGAAGCGCTTTCGGGGATAGATAATATTAAAAAAATTGAAATTTTGCAAAAAATTTTAAGTTTACAAAATAAGATTATTATTTTTATTTCACATCATTTAATTAAAGAAGAAAAAGATTTATTTAATTACACAATCCACATTAAATAA